The DNA segment GCCCCGTCAAGGAAACCTGAAGCGAGAGTTTTTTGTATTTTTTGTCGGTAATGGTAGTGTTAATGGACATGGTTGCAAACTTACAAAATTTCAATGGCAATAGCAAAAATCAATGGCAATAGCAAAGGGGTTCGCCTTAAAAAAAAGTTAGCCACGACCCGAGCGATAGCGAATAGGCGAAGCAATTACACCAATTGTCACTAATTTTTCTAAAATTTAAAATAAAATTACACAAATTCTATTTGTATCAAAAATTAGTGAAATTAATAACTAGTCAAAATTCGTGTTTATTCGTGTAATTCGTGGCGAAAACTCTTAAACTTTTTCCTTACTTTGCAGTCAAATTACACCTAATGGAATCCTCCTTGTTTTATAGCCTTTTACAGAAAAAATTCCCTTTTAAACCGACGTATAAACAGGATATATTTTTCCAAAAAATAGCTATTTTCTTGACCGAAAAAGACAACAACACGATTTTTGTCTTGAAAGGATATGCCGGAACGGGAAAAACAACCGTGATTTCGACCATCGTCAATAATTTACTCGACATCAACAAGAAATATGTTTTGCTGGCGCCAACAGGTCGTGCAGCCAAGGTAATTGCCAATTATTCGAACAAACCTGCTTTTACGATTCACAAGAAAATTTATTTTCCCAAGAAATCTTCGGGCGGTGGTGTTTCGTTCACTTTGCAACAAAACAAACACACCAACACGATTTTTATAGTCGATGAAGCTTCAATGATTTCCGACACAAATTCCGATTCCAAGTTGTATGAAAATGGTTCTTTGCTCGATGATTTGATTTCCTATGTCTATTCGGGCACCAATTGCAAGATGATTCTTTTGGGAGACACGGCGCAATTACCGCCAGTAAATTTAGATATAAGTCCAGCTTTGGACATTCGAACTTTGGGAATGAATTACAACAAAGAAGTAGAACACATCGAATTGGACGAAGTAATGCGTCAGGAAGAAAACTCTGGAATCTTGTATAATGCCACGGAACTTCGGGAATTGTTGAAGGATTCCTTCATCGACGAATTCAAATTTGACCTCCAAAAATTCAAGGATATTGTCCGCTTGACGGATGGTTACGACATTCAGGATGCCATCAATTCGTCGTACAGTAATTACAGCATCGAAGACACGGCTTTCATCGTTCGATCTAATAAAAGAGCCAATCAATATAATGAACAAATCCGCACGAAAATTCTCGATAAAGAAAGCGAATTGTCCACAGGAGATTTTTTGATGGTTGTAAAAAATAATTATTTCTGGCTCAAAGATTCCGACGAAGCCGGTTTTATTGCCAATGGCGACATTATCGAAGTATTGGAAATCTTTAATATCAAGGAATTGTACGGTTTCAAGTTTGCCAATGTCAAAATAAGAATGGTCGATTACCCCAATCAAAAACCTTTTGAAACGGTACTATTATTAGATACCATAAAAAGCGAATCACCATCCTTGACTTACGAAGAATCCAATAGATTGTATCAGGAAGTTTTGAAAGATTATGAAGGCGAAACCAAGTTCAAGCAATTCCAAAAAGTGAAAGCCAACGAATATTTCAACGGCCTGCAAGTCAAGTTTTCGTATGCCATTACTTGTCATAAATCGCAAGGAGGGCAGTGGAATACTGTTTTTATAGAACAACCGTATTTGCCCGACGGCATCAACAGGGATTACATTCGCTGGTTGTACACCGCTATGACGAGAGCAAAAAATAAATTATATTTGATAGGTTTTAAGGACGAGAGTTTTGTGGAGTAAAAATCAATAAATATATGGACGGTTTAACTCCCACCCAAAGCCTAGTCAAAGCCTAGTCAAAGCCTAGTCAAAGCCTAGGTTGTGGTACCCCTAAAGAGGGGCTATAAATCGTGTTATTTTCTTTTCCACAAGCAACTCGTATACAATCAAAGGACTTGAAGAAAAGAGGAAAGAATTATTATAAAATAAATGGTTATGAACTCATTGAATGATTTACATAAAATATCCAGCACTTTTCCAAACACCGAAAAAATGCCGGTTTTATTTTTGGGACACGGAAGTCCCATGAATGCCATTGAGGAAAACCAATTCGTGACTGGTTTTCGTGACTTGGCCAAAACCTTGCCGCAACCCAACGCCATTTTATGCATTTCGGCGCATTGGTTTACCAATGGAACCAAGGTCACCGCAATGGAAATGCCACGAACCATTCACGATTTTGGAGGTTTTCCGCAAGCCTTGTTCGATGTGCAATATCCTGCGAAAGGCAGTCCTGAATTAGCAGTGGAAACCAAGGAATTATTAAAACCAATTGAAGTGGAACTGGACGAACATTGGGGTTTGGATCACGGAGCTTGGAGTGTAATTAAACACTTGTATCCCGAAGCGAATGTTCCCGTAATCCAGTTGAGTATTGATTATACCAAATCACCGCAATATCATTTTGAATTGGCCAAGAAATTAAGCGATTTACGCCGAAAAGGAATCCTGATAATTGGCAGCGGCAATATCGTTCATAATTTGCGATTGGTCGATTTTCCTAATTTTGACAAAGACAATTACGGTTACGATTGGGCAATTGAAGCCAGGGAAACGGTAAACAATTATTTATTGGACGGCAATTTTCAACCGCTTATTGATTATGAAAAACAAAGCAAGGCTTTACAAATAGCGATTCCCACGCCAGACCATTATTTGCCCTTGATTTATACATTGGGTTTAAAAGACAAAACCGAAGAATTAAGTTTGTTCAATGACAAATTAGTGGCGGGTTCCTTGAGTATGACTTCGGTGAAGATTATGTAAGGGGTTTTGTGGGAAAATGGTATATTTGAATAAAAATAATTTAGATTAAATATTCTCTTTAATAATGATATGAATATTTATGAGTTATTGCAGCAATTATAAAACGTAAAAAAGATAAATAATTATGATGATAGACCAAATAATTAGCTTTTTAAAAAATGATATTAGAGGATTAATCATCCTTGCAATTTCAACTAGTATTATTTCTTCTTTAATTTATGACATAGCTAAAAAACAATATATTAGAATCAATTTATTAGTTAGAAAGAAAATTTTATTTAGCCAATTAGAGGGTTTTTTCCATAGAGTTGGGATTGGATATGCATCTGGTTTTGCTCATAATTCTTCATATAAACAAATCTTTATCACTGGAGATATGATTATACAAATAATTTTGCAGATATCTAAAATAATAATCTCTTTCCTAATATTCATCTCGTTAAGTGTATTAATAGGACAGCCATTTAATTGGATATTCGTAATTATACTTTCATTCATAGTGACTTTTCAATATAAATCATTAAAAAAATATTTAGAAATGTATGAAACAATTGAAGAACAGGTCTTTGGTAAAGAGTTTCATATAGAAAAGGAAAAATATTTTAAAGAAATTATAGAGGAAAAGTTTGGTATCAAGAATAAAACTAAAGAAGAGTAAAATTAAAATATTAGCAAGTCTAGATGTTTCCCCCAGCTAGCGCGAGCGTCCCGCTCGTGACCACAACTAAAAAATAAAAATCTATATGAGAACCAAATTATCCTTACTAATCCTAACTGCTTTTCTGTTTTTGTCTTTTATGACAATAAAAAAATCTGATGACGATAAACTAAAAAACAAATTAACAGGAACTTGGAGTGGTTCTGAAGAAGACAATCAAATTCGAGGGGTAACCAAGTATTGGATTCAAATTCGCAACAAAAATGGAACCTACATATTAATGTACACAACAATTGAAAATTGCGAGGTGGAAAATTTTGTTGAAAAAGGAAAATGGTGGGTGAAAGACGGCGTGTTTTACGAGAAATATGAAGATAGTGACGAACCAGATGTTTATGCAGTAGAAATGTTGGATGATAATAATGTCAAATTCAAGGCTAAAAAATTAAGCTCGGAATTTGACAATAAAGAATACGAGTTTACAGAAATCAGACAAGAGTAAATAAAAATATACCTTTGCGGCTTAGCGCCTTCGTGGCAAAAATAAAATAAAATGAAAATAATAGCAGTCATTCCCGCACGTTACGCCTCAACTCGATTTCACGCCAAATTAATGGAAGATTTGGGTGGCAAAACCGTGATTTTAAGAACCTATGAAGCCGCCAAAAAGTCCAATCTTTTTGACGATGTTTTCGTGGTTACTGATTCCGATTTGATTTTTAAAGAAATAACTTCCAATGGGGGCAAAGCCATAATGAGCATCAAGGAACACGAATCCGGAAGCGACCGAATTGCCGAAGCCGTAGAAAATATGGATGTGGATATTGTGGTCAACGTGCAAGGCGACGAACCTTTTATCGACACGGCAGCTTTGGAAAAACTAATTGAAGTTTATAAAAACGACACCGAAAAGAAAGTGGATTTGGCTTCCTTGATGTGTGAAATAAAAGACGAAGCTGACATCAACAATCCCAACAACGTGAAAGTGGTCGTGAACCAAAATGGTTTTGCGTTGTATTTTTCGCGATCCATAATTCCGTATCCAAGAGAAGCAAATGTGGGGGTTCGTTACATGAAACATATCGGGATTTACGCTTTCCGCAAACAAGCCTTGATGGATTTCTACAATCTGCCGATGAAATCATTGGAAGCGTCCGAAAAATTGGAGCAATTGCGCTATCTGGAATTTGGAAAAAGCATCAAAATGGTTGAAACTTCCCATATCGGTATTGGCATTGACACCAAAGAAGACTTGGAAAAAGCGAGAAAATTGATGTAAAAACAATATTTTTAATTTTTAATAATTATAATTTATGAAGAAAATAATTTTCCATCTGGCACTTTTGCTGGTCTTTACTAGTCAGGCACAAATAAAAGCCGATGATGTAAAAACGTTTACGCTCAACAACGGAATGAAATTTTTGGTTGTTGAAGATTTCTCCATTCCCAACGCCAATATGTACTTTTTTTACAAAGTGGGAAGCCGAAATGAATACCAAGGAATCACGGGACTTTCCCATTTTTTTGAACACATGATGTTCAACGGAGCCAAAAAATACGGTCCAAAACAATTTGACCGCACGATGGAATTCAATGGAGGAGCCAATAATGCCTACACCACCGAAAATGTTACGGTTTACACCGATTGGTTTCCCGCTGCTTCTGCAGAAATTATTTTTGACCTCGAAGGAGATCGAATTTCCAGCTTGAGCATTGATCCAAAAATGGTCGAAAGCGAAAGAGGAGTGGTGTTGAGTGAGCGTCGCACCGGTATTGAAAATTCCCCTTGGAGACCTTTGTCCGAGGGTTTGCAGGCAACCGCTTTTCAAGAACATCCGTATCATTGGCCAGTTATTGGTTATGAGGACGACATGAAAAACTGGACGCAACAAGATTTGGAGCGTTATTTCAAAACCTATTATGCGCCAAACAATTGTGTGGTGGTGGTTTCAGGTGCCTTGAAATTGGAAAAAGTAAAGGAACTGGCCAAGAAATATTTCGAACCGATTCCAGCTCAACCAGCTCCGCCCAAAGTGCATATCGTAGAACCAGCCCAAACCGGAGAACGAAGAATCACTATCAAGAAAGAAGTGGAAACACCTTATATGATGATTGGATATAAAACCCCGGAATCCAAGAATGAAGATTATTATGCCTTGAATATCCTGAGCTCTATTCTTTCAAGTGGAAATTCGTCTCGATTGTATTCGACACTCGTGGATCAAAAAGAATTGGCTACCCAAGTGGGCACTGATTATGGAGATACTTTCGACCCTTTTCTTTTTAATTTTTATCTTGTCGCCAACCAAGATGTGAAAGAAACCGATTTGGAACAAGCAGTTTATGCCGAGATTGAAAAAATTAAAAAGGACGGCATCACCGAGAAGGAACTTCAAAAAATAAAAAACCAGAAACTAATGGAGTTTTACAATCAGGTAGAAACCATTAACGGTAAATCGAACAATATAGGAACCTACGAAGTATTTTTCGGGGATTACAGGAAAATGTTTGACGCTCCAGCTAATTACAACAAAGTCACTGTTGCCGACGTGCAGAGAGTTGCCCAAAAATATTTGACCAAAAGCAACCGAACAGTAGCCGTATTAAAAACCAATGTAGAAGAATAATTATGAAAAATATTCAAAAACTCATACTGTGTTTACTGGTAATTACTAGTGGTAACTTATCGGCACAAGGATTCAAATTACCCAATTACACGACTTTCAAATTGGCAAACGGTCTTACGGTTTCATTGATGGAGCAACACGATGTGCCTGTTATCAGTGTTTCGGTCGTTCTTCCCGGAGGCGCTATTTATGATTATGATAAAGCAGGATTGGCCTCATTGACGGCTGTTTCGCTCAAACACGGCACCAAAAACTTTACAAAAACAAAGCTAGACGAAGAGTTGGATTTTCTAGGTGCCGAAGTAGATACTTATGCCACAAAAGAATTTGCGGGACTTTCGTCCAATTTTGCATCCAAGGACAAAGACAAAATTTTGAACATCATTAAAGAAATTTTGCTTAATCCAGTTTTTGATGCTGGCGAATTCGAAAAGGAGAAAAGCAGGTTGTTGGTTTCATTGGCACAACAAAAAGAAAGTCCAAAATCCGTAATAGGTCCTTATTTTGATACCTTATTGTATGGGAATCATGTTTATGCCAATGTTAAAAATGGAAACAAGGAAACCGTTGGCAAATTGACTGTAAATGACGTGAAGGATTTTTATAAAACCAATTACAAACCCAATGAGGCAGCCATTTGCATCGTTGGTGATTTCAAGGTTAATGAAATGAAAGCAACGATAACTAAGTTGTTCTCTGGTTGGGAAAAATCGGCTACTAAAATTGGAAATCTGGCTTCAAAACCAATCAATTTTCCAACGGAAAGCAGGGTTTTGTTGGTCAATAAAGGAGATTCTAAGGAAACTACTTTTTATATTGGAGCACCCGGAGTGAGCAGAAACAATACTGATTATGTGGCGATTGAAGTGGTCAATACTCTTTTTGGAGGACGTTTTACTTCAATGTTGAATGATGAACTAAGAGTAAATTCGGGTTTGACGTATGGAGCAGGAAGCCGATTTAGTAATTTGAAAAATGGCGGTTCTTTTTATATTTCCACTTTCACGGCTTCTAAAACAGTGGAACCAGCGATTGACAAAGCTTTGGAAGTATTGAAAAATTTGCATACGAAAGGAATTGATGAAAAAGCATTGACTTCGGCCAAAAATTATGTCAAAGGACAGTTTCCACCGGATTATGAAACCACGGAACAATTGGCCGGCTTGTTGTCGCAAATGTTTTGGTATAATTTTGACCAATCATTCATCAACAATTTCGAAAAAAACGTGGACAGTCTTGACTTGGCAAAAGCCAACCAAATTATCGCCAAATATTTCCCAAAGGACAAATTGCAGTTTGTACTGATAGGCAAATCAGAAGACATCAAGAAAATTGCCGAGAAATATGGCAAGGTCATCGAAGTCGATATAAGTGACGACATCAAAAAAATGAATTAATTAAAAGGGGAAATCAGTTGGTTTCCCTTTTTTTTGGACAAAAATAAACTGAAGAATCAAGATTCATTTTCATTGTCGAAATAACCTTTGGCTTTTATTTTTGTAGTGAAGAAGTTCATGAACAGCACCACAAAAAACAAGAACAAGAAGGCTTGGGCGGTGGCCAAAACCCTTCCTATGGTAGTCACTGGGTAAAAATCGCCATAACCTATGGAAGCCGAATTGATGGTGCTGAAATAAATGGCGTCAAACCAATGCTGAAACGGCTGGTTCAAATAATTCCCGCAAGAATACAAAACGGCAAACGAAAATATGATTTCCACATAATTCAAGAAAAGCAGGAGCATCGACCTTTTATAAGAATTGGGTTTTGAAATCATGTCCGATGCAAAAATCAATGTGGGAATGTACAAAACGGTTTCGAGCAATACATAAATCATTAACCAAATAACAAAGTTGAATTCTTGCCAATGATTCATCAAAATCAGTAGTGGGAATATCACTTTGAGCAACACATAAAAATCCAGGGCCAAATCCCGATATTCATAACCTATCAAATAAGCCAAATATTTGATGTAAACTCCCGGAAAAAGTAATTGGGAGGAAGAAAGAAACAAGCGAACCAGTTTTTCTATTCCATTGTCGTTTTGGTGGTTGTTGTTCCAAATCGCATTGATGTTTTGAATTCGTTTTTGTACTGGATTGAATTCGGGTTTTTCCACCTTGGACAGGTTGCCCAAAAACAGTTTTTTTAGTATTGATTTCATGTCATTTAATGCTGGAAATTCACCTCGAATGTACGAAATATTTGCGTCGTTTTTAGTAAAGAAAGCGATTTAAAATTAGCTTTCTATTATGATCAACTCGTTTAGTTCTTCTATTTTTCGCAGTTTGGTCACGGTGTATTTAGTAGCGTCAAAAGCATTGAAAAAATCCAGATTGAGTTGCTTTTGCTTGTCATTTAACACCATGGTGTTGAAAAGGATAAAACCTTTGGAGTTTAATAAAAAACAAATCCTGTCGATGAAAAATTTTTCAAACAGAAAGTTGGGCATCCTGACGTCTTGAAAAACATCGATGATGATCAAGTCGTATTTTTCCTTGGTTTTCAAGACAAATTCAAAGGCATCATCGATGATAATTTCCAGGTTTTGAATTTGGTCCAGATGAAAATATTCGTTGGCAATCTCGATTATGGCTTTGTCAATTTCGACTCCAGTTATTTTTCCTTCAAAATGAATCTCGTCAACCAAAGTTTTTATGACGCTGCCGCCAGCCACTCCTAGAACGAGAATCTTGTCCATCGTCTGGATTCTTTCAAAACCAATAAATTTCAAGCCTTTTCTCAAAATGCGCTGCAGGCTTCCATAAGAATAGTTGGTATTTTTACTGTCCAAAACCAATTCGCCATCTGTCCAGGTGACTTCCAGCGTTTGACTGATGGTGGATTTTTGTTTGAAAATATTGAGCGGAATGATGTAACTGAACAGTTTTTTGAACATTGAAAATATTTTTATCAAAAATAGCAGAATAATATTATTTTTACTGAAAAATAGGTTCTAAATGAAGAGAAGTTTTTACAAATTTATTTTCTTTCAGCTTATGGGCTGGAAAATTGAAGGCGCCATTGATGAGAATATCAAAAAATGCGTTTTGATGGTTCTTCCCCATACCAGCTGGCATGATTTCTATTTAGGAATATTTACCAGAGGGATTACTGGAGTTGAAATGAATTATATAGCAAAAAAGGAGTTGTTCCGTTTTCCATTCGGATATTATTTCCGCTGGATGGGTGGTGCTCCAATAGATCGTTCGGGAAGTTTGAACAAGGTGGATAGCATTGCAAAAATATTTGATGATTACGAAGAATTTAGATTGGCTATTGCGCCGGAAGGCACCAGAAAAAAAGTCGACGAACTGAAATCAGGTTTTTATTATATTGCCTTAAAAGCAAATGTTCCAATTATTCCGGTAGCATTTGATTTTGGAAGAAAAACGATAAGCATTGGAACCCTATTTTATCCCACGGGAAATTATGAAGCCGATTTGAAAATTTTACTGCAGCACTTCGAAGGTGTGTATGGAAAAAATCCTGAACTAGGTTTTAGTGC comes from the Flavobacterium limnophilum genome and includes:
- a CDS encoding spermidine synthase, translated to MFKKLFSYIIPLNIFKQKSTISQTLEVTWTDGELVLDSKNTNYSYGSLQRILRKGLKFIGFERIQTMDKILVLGVAGGSVIKTLVDEIHFEGKITGVEIDKAIIEIANEYFHLDQIQNLEIIIDDAFEFVLKTKEKYDLIIIDVFQDVRMPNFLFEKFFIDRICFLLNSKGFILFNTMVLNDKQKQLNLDFFNAFDATKYTVTKLRKIEELNELIIIES
- a CDS encoding potassium channel family protein, which produces MKSILKKLFLGNLSKVEKPEFNPVQKRIQNINAIWNNNHQNDNGIEKLVRLFLSSSQLLFPGVYIKYLAYLIGYEYRDLALDFYVLLKVIFPLLILMNHWQEFNFVIWLMIYVLLETVLYIPTLIFASDMISKPNSYKRSMLLLFLNYVEIIFSFAVLYSCGNYLNQPFQHWFDAIYFSTINSASIGYGDFYPVTTIGRVLATAQAFLFLFFVVLFMNFFTTKIKAKGYFDNENES
- a CDS encoding M16 family metallopeptidase, which gives rise to MKKIIFHLALLLVFTSQAQIKADDVKTFTLNNGMKFLVVEDFSIPNANMYFFYKVGSRNEYQGITGLSHFFEHMMFNGAKKYGPKQFDRTMEFNGGANNAYTTENVTVYTDWFPAASAEIIFDLEGDRISSLSIDPKMVESERGVVLSERRTGIENSPWRPLSEGLQATAFQEHPYHWPVIGYEDDMKNWTQQDLERYFKTYYAPNNCVVVVSGALKLEKVKELAKKYFEPIPAQPAPPKVHIVEPAQTGERRITIKKEVETPYMMIGYKTPESKNEDYYALNILSSILSSGNSSRLYSTLVDQKELATQVGTDYGDTFDPFLFNFYLVANQDVKETDLEQAVYAEIEKIKKDGITEKELQKIKNQKLMEFYNQVETINGKSNNIGTYEVFFGDYRKMFDAPANYNKVTVADVQRVAQKYLTKSNRTVAVLKTNVEE
- a CDS encoding ATP-dependent DNA helicase, which produces MESSLFYSLLQKKFPFKPTYKQDIFFQKIAIFLTEKDNNTIFVLKGYAGTGKTTVISTIVNNLLDINKKYVLLAPTGRAAKVIANYSNKPAFTIHKKIYFPKKSSGGGVSFTLQQNKHTNTIFIVDEASMISDTNSDSKLYENGSLLDDLISYVYSGTNCKMILLGDTAQLPPVNLDISPALDIRTLGMNYNKEVEHIELDEVMRQEENSGILYNATELRELLKDSFIDEFKFDLQKFKDIVRLTDGYDIQDAINSSYSNYSIEDTAFIVRSNKRANQYNEQIRTKILDKESELSTGDFLMVVKNNYFWLKDSDEAGFIANGDIIEVLEIFNIKELYGFKFANVKIRMVDYPNQKPFETVLLLDTIKSESPSLTYEESNRLYQEVLKDYEGETKFKQFQKVKANEYFNGLQVKFSYAITCHKSQGGQWNTVFIEQPYLPDGINRDYIRWLYTAMTRAKNKLYLIGFKDESFVE
- the ygiD gene encoding 4,5-DOPA dioxygenase extradiol; amino-acid sequence: MNSLNDLHKISSTFPNTEKMPVLFLGHGSPMNAIEENQFVTGFRDLAKTLPQPNAILCISAHWFTNGTKVTAMEMPRTIHDFGGFPQALFDVQYPAKGSPELAVETKELLKPIEVELDEHWGLDHGAWSVIKHLYPEANVPVIQLSIDYTKSPQYHFELAKKLSDLRRKGILIIGSGNIVHNLRLVDFPNFDKDNYGYDWAIEARETVNNYLLDGNFQPLIDYEKQSKALQIAIPTPDHYLPLIYTLGLKDKTEELSLFNDKLVAGSLSMTSVKIM
- the kdsB gene encoding 3-deoxy-manno-octulosonate cytidylyltransferase — encoded protein: MKIIAVIPARYASTRFHAKLMEDLGGKTVILRTYEAAKKSNLFDDVFVVTDSDLIFKEITSNGGKAIMSIKEHESGSDRIAEAVENMDVDIVVNVQGDEPFIDTAALEKLIEVYKNDTEKKVDLASLMCEIKDEADINNPNNVKVVVNQNGFALYFSRSIIPYPREANVGVRYMKHIGIYAFRKQALMDFYNLPMKSLEASEKLEQLRYLEFGKSIKMVETSHIGIGIDTKEDLEKARKLM
- a CDS encoding M16 family metallopeptidase, coding for MKNIQKLILCLLVITSGNLSAQGFKLPNYTTFKLANGLTVSLMEQHDVPVISVSVVLPGGAIYDYDKAGLASLTAVSLKHGTKNFTKTKLDEELDFLGAEVDTYATKEFAGLSSNFASKDKDKILNIIKEILLNPVFDAGEFEKEKSRLLVSLAQQKESPKSVIGPYFDTLLYGNHVYANVKNGNKETVGKLTVNDVKDFYKTNYKPNEAAICIVGDFKVNEMKATITKLFSGWEKSATKIGNLASKPINFPTESRVLLVNKGDSKETTFYIGAPGVSRNNTDYVAIEVVNTLFGGRFTSMLNDELRVNSGLTYGAGSRFSNLKNGGSFYISTFTASKTVEPAIDKALEVLKNLHTKGIDEKALTSAKNYVKGQFPPDYETTEQLAGLLSQMFWYNFDQSFINNFEKNVDSLDLAKANQIIAKYFPKDKLQFVLIGKSEDIKKIAEKYGKVIEVDISDDIKKMN
- a CDS encoding 1-acyl-sn-glycerol-3-phosphate acyltransferase — encoded protein: MKRSFYKFIFFQLMGWKIEGAIDENIKKCVLMVLPHTSWHDFYLGIFTRGITGVEMNYIAKKELFRFPFGYYFRWMGGAPIDRSGSLNKVDSIAKIFDDYEEFRLAIAPEGTRKKVDELKSGFYYIALKANVPIIPVAFDFGRKTISIGTLFYPTGNYEADLKILLQHFEGVYGKNPELGFSAEK